A stretch of DNA from Leguminivora glycinivorella isolate SPB_JAAS2020 chromosome 12, LegGlyc_1.1, whole genome shotgun sequence:
TTAAGTTGAGTCTttacgtttgtaacttacgctctttctgctcgaagtagtaataaaaagggattttcgcattaaaatagcagttttttgaaaaaaaaaaaaatacgtctcCCTTTTATTATTGAGTTccttcaaaccaaacaataaagagtagtactcaaaaatatgaaatgttgtcaattgggtaggtaaagtttATCAAGTGACCTAAATGACGTTTGTGAAAATGAATGGCAGATGAGGTGAAAAAAGCGATGTtaactgtcagtgtcacttaGGTGTcattgatgtttttttttctaatttaattTTCATCAATTTGCCTATTTTGCAGCAAGCGCCTCCCCGCACCGGCACCGTCCGCGTGTTCACCCTGTGCGTGTACTGCGTAGAACGAGGAGCCGAGCCCCGCGCCTGGACCGTGGACAGGAGCGAACACGATTTCCACCTTCTCCGGAGTAAACTCCTGGAGTTCCATGGGGAGCGTCTATTACAAGACTTGCCGCTGCCGTCTAGAAGGTAATTTtgtaaataggctacttgaccctttttagggttccgtagtcaactaggaacccttatagtttcgccatgtctgtctgtccgtccgtccgtccgtccgtccgtccgtccgcggataatctcagtaaccgttagcactagaaagctgaaatttggtacctatatgtatatcaatcacgccaacaaagtgcaaaaataaaaaatggaaaaaaatgttttattagggtaccccccctacatgtaaagtgggggctgatattttttttgattccaaccccaacatgtgatatattgttggataggtatttaaaaatgaataagggtttactaagatcgttttttgataatattaatattttcggaaataatcactcctaaaggaaaaaaaagtgcgtccccccacctctaacttttgaaccatatgtttaaaaaatatgaaaatatcacaaaagtagaactttataaagactttataggaaaattgttttgaacttgataggttcagtagtttttgagaaaaatacggtaaactacggaaccctacactgggcgtggcccgacacgctcttggccggtttttaaagtctgtctgatatgattaagcactgtccAATGAACCGAAAtgaaatattaccatattttattatgacctaaaaacagcaaacaatatttttgaaatgtactttacgtaatcaggcgaaaacaacacaataatgttaatctatagattatcttatatattattcgaaaacaacattttctgactttttaagtatgaaggcataaagttcaatatgtcagtgattgttttgacatgtagtAAGGTTCGAATTTGACGACGTcgctacatcgctgacagcgtttccggtggccaaaataaataaaaaaattacacatttttaatcgaaaataagtagtcatacacttttaatacccaaaatctataaatattgtttttttatgtcaaatactacagaagacagtcatttattgtgccaaattcgatatgagtctagtagcctatttgtACGAAgggtcaaaataaaaaaataccctGCAGCAGGGAAACCCACGACAAATTGGTCCCACGATCTCAACTAGATCGCAGGGAGCCGATAGGTAAGAATAGCGCAACACCGACCGTTCTGTAGATCCCCGGGGAGTCCTAGTCCTGcctcaagctaggaacatactacgcggacgtccgtcgtaaatcgaccgcgaccgcgaccgatcagtgtgcacggaacaaaacatccagatttcgatcggacgtccatgcgctcaaggccacgtccacttccgtcgaccgatagtttgcacggttatgtgtaatttcattgtccagattcccgtccgcggtcgatttacgacggacgtccgcgtagtatgttcctagctttatacgTCTTTCGGGTTTTGGGATGACGATGATGAATTAAAATTCACTTATAGTTGGTATGGTTTTTTTTGGCGTGTCGTAAAAGTTGTGAAATCAATCGCTCTAATGATTCGAATTATCTGATTCAGGCCTTTAATAATCTACTTTCCTTTTAGTCAaattagcttctttttaaaatttgtcaaaattaattgaACGATATACTAATATAGAtaaatagcttttgcccgcgtcttcgctcgcgttaaattataaaattgcggaatgctccatacaaacgtccaccccccattttagggaagttggagggatagaaggagacaaaaagtagcctatgtcactctccatcccttcaactatctccacttaaaaaatcacttcaattcgtcgctccgttttgtcgtgaaagatggacaatagtttttgttatacaagggggcaaagttgtattttaacgccgagtgtggaattgaaaaacgagcaagtgaaaggattctatagttgaaccacgagcgaagcgagtggttcgagaatagaatcctgaacttgcgagtgttttaacacacgagaagtaaaatacatttgcacccgagtgtaacacaaaacttttcccctcactatagcgaggaaactacaacgcaaaaaatgcgtttatcactgcttccagtagttccacgggtggtaaatcatctttattactagattcacctacttttatcaattttaaagcagttaatttgactttattcaacaCAACACGTGttaacaaaacacgtgtttccgagctagtgaggggaaaacaaacaaacacacacactgtctcatttataatattagtatggatatgaaCCCGTatcgagtgacgtcacggtaacttatttagtttatgtatttctatccgacttattaaatataaattgtgtttaaaaataacgaCTACATGTGTTTTTCTtacaattatctgatgctttatttagtgcatggtatacaatattttgttttaagtaCACGCAATTTCCCTATTTTGACCAACCTTCTAATTATCATCTCACATTTCCAGAGACAACAGCCCATTGGAAACCCTCCGCTACAAGTACGAAGATTTCCTCCAGCGCGCCCTAGAAGCGCCCCTGCTCCAAAGCTCCGCACTACTCAGGCTGTTCCTCTCTGGCACCGACTTCGCACTCGCGGCTGCCGCCGCTGCACTAAACGGGCCGGATATTGGGAATATGGTTACCGCGGTTACTCATAGGCTGAGAAAAGAAAAAGGACAACATTTGGAGTCGTTTTTGAGAAACTATTTGCTGTCGGCAGATTTGGAGCGATATCAAGCGCTGTAAGTACACTTATAAAGTAATTTAACATATCACATTATTAAGACCAAATATAGGAAATATGGTAGAGACACactcattttattttaaaatacaatatttatagtAAAATTAAACTTTTCATCTCCTTTTTTGTACCAATTATTCCCAACTTCAGAATAATAACAACACGTCATCGAACCTTTTGGGATCGCACCAAAGCTTAGAGATCAGACCAAGCACATTTTTCAGCggttttgttaatattttgttatggcAGACTTCgtctcattttttttataccgcgtcggtggcaaacaggaatacggtccgtctgatggaaagcagtcaccgtaacctatggacgcctgcaactcgaggggtgtcacatgcgcgttgttgttgttgttgaatgtcctatggcaccccataggtgcatagggcctccacaagatccttccacgcctttctatcttgagcctacccattaaaaacttgtacactccttttttgaaggatcccatactgtagttcattgTTCCTCGGGAGGAAGCTAATTCTACAACCGGAGCGTCTCGGCCTGGCTATTGGGTTATAGTGTGGCTAAAGTTTGTTTTATTCAGTCAGAATTATAAATCTAATTTTTACGTCTAATCTTTTTTTTAGAAAGCAAGGCGCAGGTGTGGAAGAGGCTCAAGAAGTGAGCGAAGACGTGAATAAACGTCCGCGTAGGCGGGACATCAGGGAATCAGTATTCGGGAACAATTTCGATGTAGAACCCAGTAGGGAGATAATTGATGGCAGCTACCAGGATAAAGTGAAAGGGTTCACGCAGTGTCTTATGTATTTATGTGAGTATATTTTATCTTCATTTGCGTAGATTAAGTATGTTAAATTTGAGTTGTCGCGACAATTATTTGGCAAAAACTTCGGTGTCGAACTCAGTGGAAAAATGGGTTAATGCAGTTTCTTGTGTATTTTTATGAGTAAAATCGTAGAGCAATATCGTGGAAAGCGAAATATTTGAAGGGTTTATAGTAttgatcaaaataattttctttgAGCAAGTTTGTGATTAACATTTGAAAATGTTATGTATTGACGTTTACAGTGGAATTTACCGCAAAGTTTATACAAAATAAAGGGGCATTTCATCTAGTTCTAAAATTCCGAGCCTGAAACTTCCTTAGATTTTTCacatcctttttagggttccgtaccaaaaaggtacaaaaataaACCCTTATggtacacctcggacactggcgattaaatatacctctatgaaagaggcgcgttcctagcacacagtctcagctcgtgtaggtgaacgcgtaccatgcttgtatgagtgaaatatgacaggtcgactgttcgcgtttttgacaggcggtaactgtgaggtaaccgagagggggtgggtgacactttcaacggggagcgggagtggccatactgtacgatagtactctttattatactgtgcttatggtgcgactctgtccttctgtctgtctgtcacaatcacattactaaatatctcgattTTCAATAGCCtaaattgtgtcccactgctggccaaaggcctccccttcctttctACACTCCCCACGGTTTGATACCCGCTCTTACCAGTCGCTGTaaaatacgtcgaggtcgtCCCACCATCTCTTCCTGGGTCGTCCTCTGTCCCGGCTAATTCACACCCTTTTTTGTTTCAGTAATAAAAGTCCTCCACGCACGAAGCTGGCTGGTCCACGTGTTTGGCGGAGTGATCGGTTCCGTGCGTCGAACCGTAGATGACGCTTTAGAGCGCTGGCTCAATAAGACGCTCGCGACCAGTCTGTGCGAACGGCGGCTGGCGCAtcttattaaattaggacatgGTTAGTAAGATATCTTAGTACtaattcttgttttttttttttcactcttaCTGTGACGGTGTacgtagtgacgtcatcgaattcgaaccttactgcatgtcaaaacaatcactgacatattgaactttatgccttcatacttaaaaagtcagaaaatgttgttttcgaatagaatgacctgatgcatagatagtctatagattaacatgattgtgttgttttcgcctgattacgtaaaagtatactttaaaaatattttttgctgtttttaagtcataataaaatatggtaatattttatttcggttgatTGGACAGtatttaatcatataagacagactttaaaaaaaggtCTAGTAGCCTTTTCAATTCTTATAGTCAATATTTTTCCACAGACATATTATTCGGCAAGAAATCCATCCCACCCCGTCTACCAGCAACCAAGCAACGTCAAATAGCGCGCACACAACTACGGCGGGCCGTTCCACCCGCTGCCATCGCGGTATTAGGCACCGGCGCTGTTCAAGCGGTAGATAAAGCCTTTGAGTTGCTACAGAAGCCACAGTTTAACAAACAGGTAGGTTCTACTATCCCGACAGCTACTAAAATCTAAGTTTTTGTAATATTTCGTCAGCTAAGAGACAGTCAAACAGATAGTGTTAAAATTCAATACCACTACGTCTATCAGCCACCAAACAACGTCAAATAGCGCGCACACAACTACGTCGGGCCATTCCGCCCGTTGCCGTATTAGGTACTGGTGCTGTTCAAGCGGTAGATAAAGCCTTCGAGCTGCTGCAGAGGCCACAGCTTAACAAACAGGTAGGTTCTACTATCCCCGCAGCTAAAAACAAAGTGTTTAAAGTACATAGACGACAAACAACTTCAAGTAGCACATTCATAACTACGTCGGGCCGTTCCGCCTGCCACTATCGCGGTATTAGGCACCGCTGTTCAAGCGGTAAATAAAGCCTTCGAGTTACTGCAGA
This window harbors:
- the LOC125232039 gene encoding sorting nexin-14-like, giving the protein MSRTSSRPGTAGRRTATSILCYVGSTSRPQLLQFFKDIKLFQTKLLDPNLKPSEEEQATLFREATQLLARRGNTGFSPNGDLKRLQTCPEIFTAANEVQAVLENVLLPRFLHSEEYYKILIGSRIPTGYQKQNKKAPPVRAKGPPRAPNSGLVLEHCSNEDGDDGALLACLEHLADELDDDLVTYKVVLTRVDIRMQAPPRTGTVRVFTLCVYCVERGAEPRAWTVDRSEHDFHLLRSKLLEFHGERLLQDLPLPSRRDNSPLETLRYKYEDFLQRALEAPLLQSSALLRLFLSGTDFALAAAAAALNGPDIGNMVTAVTHRLRKEKGQHLESFLRNYLLSADLERYQALKQGAGVEEAQEVSEDVNKRPRRRDIRESVFGNNFDVEPSREIIDGSYQDKVKGFTQCLMYLLIKVLHARSWLVHVFGGVIGSVRRTVDDALERWLNKTLATSLCERRLAHLIKLGHDILFGKKSIPPRLPATKQRQIARTQLRRAVPPAAIAVLGTGAVQAVDKAFELLQKPQFNKQLVYNLLDLCIMELFPELSATDNKSPNEPKS